The Kordia sp. SMS9 genome window below encodes:
- a CDS encoding OmpA family protein, whose translation MMTRTKYLIYTVLSLCVFFGYAQERKLNKADKKYDSYAFINAIEIYEEVAEEGYKSKELFEKLGNAYYFNADLINASKWYGELFSLGEEVAPEYYFRYAQALKAEKRYAESDKKMQEFNKLTGSDIRGTKFVNTRNYLDEIAELSGRYRIENLGVNSPYSDFAPSFYLENNLVFSSARDTGVAQRYKHKWNARPFLDLYGAEVADNGSLANVDKFSGKLNTKYHESTTVFTKDGNTMYFTRNNYYKGKYKKDRKGINKLKIFRATREDNRWANVEELPFNSDLYSVAHPALSVDEKKLYFASDMPGSVGQSDLYVVDINEDGSFGEPKNLGKGINTEARENFPFVSQDNELYFASDGHVGLGGLDIFVMRLDDEEQIIYNVGEPVNSSVDDFSFIINTKTGKGYFASNRDGGQGDDDIYSFLEMKPIQWSCEQEIVGVTKDNKTNELLTGAQVKLFDNDNKELENTYSDEQGKFRFKAMLACNEVYFVRASKKDYNSAEAFMPKQEEAGLRSVVLLLEKEEVPFKVGDDLAKILNIPIIYFDFDKSNIRPDAAAELEKVVAVMKKYPTVKIDVRSHTDSRGSDPYNMALSQRRNKSTREYIVSRGIDVSRLTGQGYGETRHVNKCSNGVKCSEEEHQLNRRSEFIVVER comes from the coding sequence ATGATGACACGAACAAAATATCTCATATACACTGTCTTATCTTTATGCGTCTTTTTTGGGTATGCCCAAGAACGAAAACTCAACAAAGCAGACAAAAAGTACGATAGCTATGCTTTCATCAATGCCATAGAAATCTATGAAGAAGTTGCGGAAGAAGGGTACAAATCAAAAGAACTCTTTGAAAAACTAGGAAATGCCTATTACTTCAATGCTGACTTAATCAACGCTTCCAAATGGTATGGCGAATTGTTCAGTCTTGGGGAAGAAGTAGCACCTGAATATTATTTCCGGTATGCTCAAGCCTTAAAAGCTGAAAAGCGTTATGCGGAATCAGACAAAAAAATGCAAGAATTCAACAAACTTACAGGAAGCGATATTCGCGGAACAAAGTTTGTCAATACACGAAATTATTTAGACGAAATTGCAGAATTATCAGGTCGTTATCGCATTGAAAACTTAGGCGTAAATTCTCCATATTCAGACTTTGCACCTTCATTCTATCTGGAAAATAACTTAGTGTTTTCTTCAGCAAGAGATACAGGTGTGGCACAACGTTACAAACACAAATGGAATGCGCGCCCATTCTTAGACTTATACGGAGCGGAAGTAGCGGACAACGGAAGTTTGGCTAATGTTGATAAATTCTCAGGCAAACTGAATACCAAATACCACGAATCTACCACCGTGTTTACCAAAGATGGAAACACCATGTATTTTACGCGTAACAACTATTACAAAGGCAAATACAAAAAGGACAGAAAAGGGATTAACAAACTGAAAATATTCAGAGCAACACGCGAAGACAATCGTTGGGCAAATGTAGAAGAATTACCATTCAACAGTGATTTGTACTCCGTGGCACATCCTGCGTTAAGCGTTGACGAGAAAAAACTCTATTTCGCTTCAGATATGCCAGGTTCGGTAGGACAATCCGATTTATATGTGGTTGATATTAATGAAGACGGATCGTTTGGCGAACCAAAAAACTTAGGAAAAGGCATCAATACAGAAGCTAGAGAAAACTTCCCATTTGTGAGTCAAGACAACGAATTGTATTTTGCTTCAGACGGTCATGTAGGCTTGGGTGGATTGGACATTTTTGTGATGCGTTTAGACGATGAAGAACAAATAATTTATAACGTTGGTGAACCCGTAAACAGTTCCGTAGACGACTTTTCATTCATCATCAATACAAAAACAGGAAAAGGGTATTTTGCGTCCAATCGTGATGGTGGACAAGGTGATGATGATATCTATTCATTCTTAGAAATGAAACCAATTCAATGGTCGTGCGAGCAGGAAATCGTAGGAGTTACGAAAGACAACAAAACAAACGAACTCCTAACAGGTGCGCAAGTAAAACTGTTTGATAACGACAACAAAGAACTTGAAAATACCTATAGCGACGAACAAGGAAAGTTCAGATTTAAAGCCATGTTAGCATGTAACGAAGTATACTTTGTAAGAGCTTCCAAAAAAGATTACAATTCGGCAGAAGCCTTTATGCCAAAACAAGAAGAAGCAGGATTGCGCTCGGTTGTTTTACTGTTAGAAAAGGAAGAAGTACCATTTAAAGTGGGAGACGATTTAGCGAAAATTTTAAACATTCCAATTATTTATTTTGACTTTGACAAATCGAATATTCGTCCAGACGCTGCTGCAGAATTAGAAAAAGTAGTGGCTGTAATGAAAAAATACCCAACAGTTAAAATTGACGTACGTTCGCATACAGATAGTCGTGGTAGCGATCCATACAACATGGCATTATCTCAACGAAGAAACAAATCGACACGCGAATACATTGTTTCTAGAGGAATTGATGTCAGTCGTTTAACAGGTCAAGGATACGGAGAAACGCGTCATGTGAACAAATGTAGCAATGGTGTAAAATGTAGCGAAGAAGAACATCAACTCAACCGACGAAGTGAATTCATCGTTGTAGAAAGATAA
- a CDS encoding gliding motility-associated C-terminal domain-containing protein has translation MIPDYLDQDSDDDGILDNVEGQTTDGYIPPSGNDVDGNGLDDAYEVSPGSGEGIDPVNTDGTDNPDYIDTDSDNDGALDIVEGHDYNGDGIPDTMPSGNDADNDGVDDAFDGDTTGYGDPNGLAVDDPTDDLPDTDGTEDQDYRDDDDDGDGLPTEDENPDPNGDGDNSDATDANANDIPDYLEPNNASVSEDDLEIFNAVTPNGDGDNDVFTIRNIELFPDNQVRIYNRWGVLVYETRGYGQNDNYFRGISNGRVTIQKNKLLPVGTYYYVVDYVVNGNTKSRAGYLYIQR, from the coding sequence ATGATTCCAGATTATCTAGATCAAGATAGTGACGACGACGGAATCTTAGATAACGTTGAAGGTCAAACAACTGACGGATATATTCCACCAAGTGGAAACGATGTAGACGGTAATGGATTGGATGATGCATATGAAGTATCGCCAGGATCAGGAGAAGGAATTGATCCAGTGAATACGGACGGAACAGATAATCCAGATTATATAGATACCGATAGTGATAATGATGGAGCGTTAGATATTGTGGAAGGTCATGACTATAATGGTGATGGTATTCCAGATACAATGCCATCAGGAAATGATGCTGATAACGACGGTGTAGATGATGCATTTGATGGAGACACAACAGGATATGGCGATCCAAATGGACTAGCTGTAGACGATCCAACGGATGACTTACCTGATACAGACGGAACTGAAGATCAAGATTATCGTGATGACGATGACGACGGTGACGGTCTTCCAACTGAAGATGAAAACCCTGATCCAAATGGAGATGGAGACAACAGTGATGCTACCGATGCAAACGCAAATGATATTCCAGATTATCTAGAGCCAAACAACGCATCCGTATCAGAAGATGACTTGGAAATCTTTAATGCAGTAACGCCAAATGGAGATGGAGATAACGACGTATTTACCATTAGAAATATTGAATTATTCCCAGACAACCAAGTACGTATCTATAACAGATGGGGAGTTCTTGTGTACGAAACACGCGGATATGGTCAAAATGACAACTACTTTAGAGGTATCTCTAACGGTCGCGTTACCATTCAGAAGAACAAACTGTTACCAGTAGGAACCTATTATTACGTTGTTGACTATGTAGTGAATGGTAATACCAAGAGTAGAGCCGGTTACTTATACATACAACGATAA
- a CDS encoding Calx-beta domain-containing protein: MLSATVPVSINNPSSTDVVVSITTVDNSAADPADYTTTTVTATIPAGQTSVDITIPIIDDTIGEPTEDFAVQGTVTSGNATDPAAGTVTILDDDTPAVTIGDVTVTEGTDMSATVPVSINNPSSTDVVVSITTVDNSAADPADYTTTTVTATIPAGQTSVDITIPIIDDTIGEPTEDFAVQGTVTSGNATDPAAGTVTILDDDTPAVTIGDVTVTEGTDANATVPVSINNPSSTDVVVSITTVDNSAADPADYTTTTVTATIPAGQTSVDITIPIIDDTIGEPTEDFTVQGTVTSGNATDPAAGTVTILDDDTPAVTIGDVTVTEGTDANATVPVSINNPSSTDVVVSITTVDNSAADPADYTTTTVTATIPAGQTSVDITIPIIDDTIGEPTEDFTVQGTVTSGNATDPAAGTVTILDDDTPAVTIGDVSVTEGTDANATVPVSINNPSSTDVVVSITTVDNSAADPADYTTTTVTATIPAGQTSVDITIPIIDDTIGEPTEDFGVQGTVTSGNASDPAAGTVTILDDDTPAVTIGDVTVTEGTDANATVPVSINNPSSTDVVVSITTVDNSAADPADYTTTTVTATIPAGQTSVDITIPIIDDTIGEPTEDFAVQGTVTSGNATDPAAGTVTILDDDTPAVTIGDVTVTEGTDMSATVPVSINNPSSTDVVVSITTVDNSAADPADYTTTTVTATIPAGQTSVDITIPIIDDNVNEPTEDFSVDGTVTSGNTSNTDPSGTVTILDDDNLPTVVIGDVVVDEGDGDAIVPVSIDVPSSVDTVISITTTTGTAGTADYTTTTVTVTIPAGQTTVNVSIPITDDLIDEVDENFTVDGTVTSGSTTNTDPSGTVTILDNDICTSDPNTDCDGDGVTNGDELNPPDGETPTDPNDPCDFVDGDQSVAVGGDYLAADCDGDGVTNGDELNPPDGETPTDPNDPCDFVDGDQTVAVAGDYLAADCDGDGVTNGDELNPPDGETPTDPNDPCDFVDGDQSVAVSGDYLAADCDGDGVTNGDELNPPDGETPTDPNDPCDFVDGDQTVAVAGDYLAADCDGDGVTNGDELNPPDGETPTDPNDPCDFVDGDQSVAVSGDYLAADCDGDGVTNGDELNPPDGETPTDPNDPCDFVDGDQSVAVAGDYLAADCDGDGVTNGDELNPPDGETPTDPNDPCDFVDGDQSVAVGGDYLAADCDGDGVTNGDELNPPDGETPTNPNDPCDFVDSDVTVAVSGDYLAADCDGDGVTNGDELNPPDGETPTDPNDPCDFVDGDQSVAVSGDYLAADCDGDGVTNGDELNPPDGETPTDPNDPCDFVDGDQSVAVSGDYLAADCDGDGVTNGDELNPPDGETPTDPNDPCDFVDGDQTVAVAGDYLAADCDGDGVTNGDELNPPDGETPTDPNDPCDFVDGDQTVAVAGDYLAADCDGDGVTNGDELNPPDGETPTDPNDPCDFVDGDQSVAVSGDYLAADCDGDGVTNGDELNPPDGETPTDPNDPCDFVDGDQSVAVSGDYLAADCDGDGVTNGDELNPPDGETPTDPNDPCDFVDGDQSVAVSGDYLAADCDGDGVTNGDELNPPDGETPTDPNDPCDFVDGDQSVAVSGAYLAADCDGDGVTNGDELNPPDGETPTNPNDPCDFVDGDQTVAVAGDYLAADCDGDGVTNGDELNPPDGETPTDPNDPCDFVDSDVTVAVSGDYLAADCDGDGVTNGDELNPPDGETPTDPNDPCDFVDSDVTVAVSGDYLAADCDGDGVTNGDELNPPDGETPTDPNDPCDFVDGDQTVAVAGDYLAADCDGDGVTNGDELNPPDGETPTDPNDPCDFVDGDQTVAVAGDYLAADCDGDGVTNGDELNPPDGETPTDPNDPCDFVDSDVTVAVSGAYLAADCDGDGVTNGDELNPPDGETPTDPNDPCDFIDSDVTVAVGGDYLAADCDGDGVTNGDELNPPDGETPTDPNDPCDFVDSDVTVAVSGDYLAADCDGDGVTNGDELNPPDGETPTDPNDPCDFVDGDQSVAVSGDYLAADCDGDGVTNGDELNPPDGETPTDPNDPCDFVDGDQSVAVGGDYLAADCDGDGVTNGDELNPPDGDTPTDPNDPCDFVDGDQSVAVAGDYLAADCDGDGVTNGDELNPPDGETPTDPNDPCDFVDGDQSVAVSGDYLAADCDGDGVTNGDELNPPDGETPTDPTDPCDSNMDDITVTPSGPYLAADCDGDGVTNGDELNPPDGEAPTDPTDPCDSNMGDITVTPSGDYLAADCDGDGVTNGDELNRRRRNTNRSD; this comes from the coding sequence ATGCTGAGTGCCACAGTACCAGTAAGTATCAACAATCCAAGCAGTACCGATGTAGTGGTAAGTATCACTACAGTAGACAACAGCGCGGCAGATCCAGCGGATTATACCACAACCACAGTGACGGCAACGATTCCAGCAGGACAGACCAGTGTTGATATCACCATTCCAATTATAGATGACACTATTGGGGAACCGACAGAGGACTTTGCAGTACAAGGAACAGTAACTAGCGGCAACGCTACAGATCCAGCAGCTGGTACGGTCACGATCTTAGATGATGATACCCCAGCGGTCACCATCGGAGATGTGACAGTGACTGAAGGAACAGATATGAGTGCCACAGTACCAGTAAGTATCAACAATCCAAGCAGTACCGATGTGGTGGTAAGTATCACTACAGTAGACAACAGCGCGGCAGATCCAGCGGATTATACCACAACCACGGTGACGGCAACCATTCCAGCAGGACAGACCAGTGTTGATATCACCATTCCAATTATAGATGACACTATTGGGGAACCGACAGAGGACTTTGCAGTACAAGGAACAGTAACTAGCGGGAACGCTACAGATCCAGCAGCTGGTACGGTCACCATCTTAGATGATGATACCCCAGCGGTCACCATCGGAGATGTGACAGTGACTGAAGGAACAGATGCTAATGCCACAGTACCAGTAAGTATCAACAATCCAAGCAGTACCGATGTAGTGGTAAGTATCACTACAGTAGACAACAGCGCGGCAGATCCAGCGGATTATACCACAACCACGGTGACGGCAACCATCCCAGCAGGACAGACCAGTGTTGATATCACCATTCCAATTATAGATGACACTATTGGAGAGCCGACAGAAGACTTTACCGTACAAGGAACAGTAACTAGCGGGAACGCTACAGATCCAGCAGCTGGTACGGTCACCATCTTAGATGATGATACCCCAGCGGTCACCATCGGAGATGTGACAGTGACAGAAGGAACAGATGCTAATGCCACAGTACCAGTAAGTATCAACAATCCAAGCAGTACCGATGTAGTGGTAAGTATCACTACAGTAGACAACAGCGCGGCAGATCCAGCGGATTATACCACAACGACAGTGACGGCAACGATTCCAGCAGGACAGACCAGTGTTGATATCACCATTCCAATTATAGATGACACTATTGGAGAGCCGACAGAAGACTTTACCGTACAAGGAACAGTAACTAGCGGGAACGCTACAGACCCAGCAGCTGGTACGGTTACCATCTTAGATGATGATACCCCAGCGGTCACCATCGGAGATGTGAGCGTTACAGAAGGAACAGACGCTAATGCCACAGTACCAGTAAGTATCAACAATCCAAGCAGTACCGATGTAGTGGTAAGTATCACTACAGTAGACAACAGCGCGGCAGATCCAGCGGATTATACCACCACCACAGTGACGGCAACGATTCCAGCAGGACAGACCAGTGTTGATATCACCATTCCAATTATAGATGACACTATTGGGGAACCGACAGAGGACTTCGGCGTACAAGGAACGGTAACTAGCGGCAACGCTAGTGATCCAGCAGCTGGCACGGTCACCATCTTAGATGATGATACCCCAGCGGTCACCATCGGAGATGTGACAGTGACTGAAGGCACAGATGCTAATGCCACAGTACCAGTAAGTATCAACAATCCAAGCAGTACCGATGTAGTGGTAAGTATCACTACGGTAGACAACAGCGCGGCAGATCCAGCGGATTATACCACAACCACGGTGACGGCAACGATTCCAGCAGGACAGACCAGTGTTGATATCACCATTCCAATTATAGATGACACTATTGGAGAGCCTACAGAGGACTTTGCAGTACAAGGAACGGTAACTAGCGGCAACGCTACAGACCCAGCAGCTGGTACGGTCACCATCTTAGATGATGATACCCCAGCGGTTACCATCGGAGATGTGACCGTTACAGAAGGAACAGATATGAGTGCCACAGTACCAGTAAGTATCAACAATCCAAGCAGTACCGATGTAGTGGTAAGTATCACTACAGTAGACAACAGCGCGGCAGATCCAGCGGATTATACCACGACCACGGTGACGGCAACCATCCCAGCAGGACAGACCAGTGTTGATATCACCATTCCAATTATAGATGACAATGTTAATGAACCAACGGAAGACTTCAGTGTAGATGGCACGGTAACAAGCGGGAACACTTCAAACACAGATCCAAGTGGAACGGTAACGATTTTAGATGATGATAATTTACCAACTGTAGTAATCGGGGACGTGGTAGTAGATGAAGGAGATGGAGATGCAATTGTACCTGTAAGTATAGATGTACCGAGTAGTGTAGATACGGTAATAAGTATCACTACTACAACGGGAACAGCAGGAACAGCTGATTATACGACCACAACGGTAACGGTAACGATCCCAGCAGGACAAACGACAGTAAATGTGTCAATTCCAATTACGGATGACCTAATAGATGAAGTAGATGAAAACTTTACAGTAGATGGAACGGTAACAAGTGGTAGCACTACCAACACAGATCCAAGTGGAACAGTAACAATTTTAGATAATGATATTTGTACATCTGATCCAAATACAGACTGTGACGGAGACGGAGTAACCAACGGAGACGAGTTAAATCCACCAGATGGCGAAACACCAACAGATCCAAATGATCCATGTGACTTTGTAGACGGAGATCAAAGTGTAGCAGTAGGCGGTGATTATTTAGCAGCAGACTGTGACGGCGATGGAGTAACTAATGGAGATGAATTAAATCCACCAGACGGCGAAACACCAACCGATCCAAACGATCCTTGTGACTTTGTAGACGGAGATCAAACAGTTGCAGTAGCAGGAGATTATCTTGCAGCAGACTGTGACGGAGACGGAGTAACCAACGGAGACGAATTAAATCCACCAGATGGAGAAACACCAACAGATCCAAACGATCCATGTGACTTTGTAGATGGCGATCAGAGTGTAGCAGTAAGCGGTGATTATTTAGCAGCAGACTGTGACGGAGACGGAGTAACCAATGGAGACGAGTTGAATCCACCAGACGGCGAAACACCAACCGATCCAAACGATCCTTGTGACTTTGTAGACGGAGATCAAACAGTTGCAGTAGCAGGAGATTATCTTGCAGCAGACTGTGATGGCGATGGAGTAACCAACGGAGACGAATTAAATCCACCAGATGGCGAAACACCAACCGATCCAAACGATCCATGTGACTTTGTAGATGGCGATCAGAGTGTAGCAGTAAGCGGTGATTATTTAGCAGCAGACTGTGACGGAGATGGAGTAACCAACGGAGACGAGTTAAATCCACCAGATGGCGAAACACCAACCGATCCAAATGATCCATGTGACTTTGTAGACGGAGATCAGAGTGTAGCAGTAGCAGGAGATTATCTTGCAGCAGACTGTGATGGTGATGGAGTAACCAACGGAGACGAATTAAATCCACCAGATGGCGAAACACCAACCGATCCAAACGATCCTTGTGACTTTGTAGACGGCGACCAAAGCGTAGCAGTAGGCGGCGATTACCTTGCAGCAGACTGTGACGGCGATGGAGTAACCAATGGAGACGAGTTAAATCCACCAGACGGTGAAACACCAACGAATCCAAATGATCCTTGTGACTTTGTAGATAGCGATGTAACAGTAGCAGTAAGCGGCGACTATTTAGCAGCAGACTGTGACGGAGACGGAGTAACCAACGGAGACGAGTTAAATCCGCCAGATGGCGAAACACCAACAGATCCAAATGATCCTTGTGACTTTGTAGATGGTGATCAGAGTGTAGCAGTAAGCGGCGATTACCTTGCAGCAGACTGTGACGGCGATGGAGTCACCAACGGAGATGAATTAAATCCACCAGATGGCGAAACACCAACAGATCCAAATGATCCATGTGACTTTGTAGATGGAGATCAAAGCGTAGCGGTAAGCGGCGACTATTTAGCAGCCGATTGTGACGGCGATGGAGTAACCAACGGAGATGAATTAAATCCACCAGATGGAGAAACACCAACAGATCCAAACGATCCATGTGACTTTGTAGACGGAGATCAAACAGTTGCAGTAGCAGGAGATTATCTTGCAGCAGATTGTGATGGAGATGGAGTAACCAACGGAGACGAATTAAATCCACCAGATGGAGAAACACCAACAGATCCAAATGATCCATGTGACTTTGTAGACGGAGATCAAACAGTTGCAGTAGCAGGCGATTATCTTGCAGCAGACTGTGATGGCGATGGAGTAACCAATGGAGACGAATTAAATCCACCAGACGGCGAAACACCAACCGATCCAAACGATCCATGTGACTTTGTAGATGGTGATCAGAGCGTAGCGGTAAGCGGTGATTATTTAGCAGCAGACTGTGACGGCGATGGAGTAACCAATGGAGACGAATTGAATCCACCAGATGGCGAAACACCAACCGATCCAAACGATCCATGTGACTTTGTAGATGGTGATCAAAGTGTAGCAGTAAGCGGTGATTATTTAGCAGCAGACTGTGACGGTGATGGAGTAACCAACGGAGACGAGTTGAATCCACCAGATGGCGAAACACCAACCGATCCAAACGATCCATGTGACTTTGTAGATGGTGATCAAAGTGTAGCAGTAAGCGGTGATTATTTAGCAGCAGACTGTGACGGTGATGGAGTAACTAACGGAGACGAATTAAATCCACCAGATGGTGAAACACCAACCGATCCAAACGATCCATGTGATTTCGTAGACGGAGATCAAAGTGTAGCAGTAAGCGGTGCTTACTTAGCAGCAGACTGTGACGGCGATGGAGTAACCAACGGAGATGAATTAAATCCACCAGATGGAGAAACACCAACGAATCCAAACGATCCATGTGATTTCGTAGATGGCGATCAAACAGTAGCAGTAGCAGGAGATTATCTTGCAGCAGACTGTGACGGAGACGGAGTAACCAATGGAGACGAGTTGAATCCACCAGATGGCGAAACACCAACAGATCCAAACGATCCATGTGATTTCGTAGATAGCGACGTAACAGTAGCAGTAAGCGGTGATTATTTAGCAGCAGACTGTGACGGTGATGGAGTAACCAATGGAGATGAATTAAATCCACCAGACGGCGAAACACCAACCGATCCAAATGATCCATGTGATTTTGTAGATAGCGATGTAACAGTAGCAGTAAGCGGCGACTATTTAGCAGCAGACTGTGACGGAGACGGAGTAACCAACGGAGATGAATTAAATCCACCAGATGGAGAAACACCAACCGATCCAAACGATCCATGTGATTTTGTAGACGGCGATCAAACAGTAGCAGTTGCAGGCGATTATCTTGCAGCAGACTGTGACGGCGATGGAGTAACCAATGGAGACGAATTAAATCCACCAGACGGCGAAACACCAACCGATCCAAACGATCCATGTGACTTTGTAGACGGAGATCAAACAGTTGCAGTAGCAGGAGATTATCTTGCAGCAGATTGTGACGGAGACGGAGTAACCAATGGAGACGAGTTAAATCCACCAGATGGAGAAACACCAACCGATCCAAACGATCCATGTGATTTCGTAGATAGCGATGTAACAGTAGCAGTAAGCGGTGCTTACTTAGCAGCAGACTGTGACGGAGATGGAGTTACCAACGGAGACGAGTTGAATCCACCAGATGGCGAAACACCAACCGATCCAAACGATCCATGTGATTTCATAGATAGCGACGTAACAGTAGCAGTAGGCGGCGATTATTTAGCAGCAGATTGTGACGGAGACGGAGTAACTAATGGAGACGAGTTGAATCCGCCAGACGGAGAAACACCAACCGATCCAAACGATCCATGTGATTTTGTAGATAGCGATGTAACAGTAGCAGTAAGCGGCGACTATTTAGCAGCAGACTGTGACGGTGATGGAGTAACCAATGGAGACGAGTTGAATCCACCAGATGGCGAAACACCAACAGATCCAAATGATCCTTGTGACTTTGTAGATGGTGATCAGAGTGTAGCAGTAAGCGGTGATTATTTAGCAGCAGACTGTGACGGCGACGGAGTAACCAACGGAGACGAGTTAAATCCACCAGATGGTGAAACACCAACCGATCCAAACGATCCATGTGATTTCGTAGATGGCGATCAAAGTGTAGCAGTAGGCGGTGATTATTTAGCAGCAGACTGTGACGGTGATGGAGTAACCAACGGAGATGAATTAAATCCACCAGACGGCGATACACCAACCGATCCAAATGATCCTTGTGACTTTGTAGACGGAGATCAAAGCGTAGCAGTAGCAGGAGATTATCTTGCAGCAGATTGTGACGGAGACGGAGTAACCAACGGAGACGAATTAAATCCACCAGATGGCGAAACACCAACAGATCCAAACGATCCATGTGATTTCGTAGACGGAGATCAAAGCGTAGCAGTAAGCGGTGATTATTTAGCAGCAGACTGTGATGGCGATGGAGTAACCAACGGAGATGAATTAAATCCACCAGATGGTGAAACACCAACTGATCCAACCGATCCTTGTGATTCAAATATGGATGATATTACCGTTACACCTTCTGGCCCTTACTTAGCAGCAGACTGTGATGGAGACGGAGTAACGAACGGAGACGAGTTGAATCCGCCAGACGGGGAAGCTCCAACCGATCCAACTGATCCTTGTGATTCAAATATGGGTGACATTACTGTGACACCTTCTGGAGATTATCTAGCAGCGGATTGTGATGGAGACGGAGTAACGAATGGAGACGAGTTGAATCGCAGACGGAGGAACACCAACCGATCCGACTGA
- a CDS encoding type IX secretion system membrane protein PorP/SprF, translating into MRNKIIIIIVLLSTVFSVESYGQQDAQYTQYMYNTISINPAYAGSRGALSIAGLHRSQWVGLEGAPTTQTLNLHTPMGKKGKVGLGVSIINDQLGPTDETYFDIDFSYTINTSENGKLSFGVKAGGHLLDVCFDCLNQYNPDDVLLQANIDNKFSPNVGAGIYYRNSEKWYVGLSAPNLLETKHFDESSLSTAKERINLYLIGGYVFDMSDSVKFKPAVLFKAVSGAPLQADLSANFLINEKVTLGAAYRWSAAFSGLVGLQLSDSFMVGFAYDRETTELGNTQFNDGSYEVFLRFELFNSRDKIISPRFF; encoded by the coding sequence ATGAGAAATAAAATCATCATCATCATAGTCTTATTGAGCACTGTTTTTTCAGTAGAAAGCTACGGACAGCAGGACGCTCAGTATACGCAGTACATGTACAACACCATCAGTATCAATCCGGCCTATGCAGGATCAAGAGGTGCGCTAAGCATCGCAGGATTACATCGTTCGCAATGGGTTGGTCTAGAAGGTGCGCCAACAACACAAACACTTAACCTGCACACACCCATGGGTAAAAAGGGAAAAGTGGGACTTGGTGTCTCTATTATAAATGATCAACTGGGACCTACGGATGAAACCTATTTCGATATTGATTTCTCATATACAATCAATACCTCGGAAAATGGAAAACTTTCTTTTGGTGTAAAAGCGGGTGGACATTTATTAGATGTATGTTTTGATTGTTTAAATCAGTACAATCCTGATGATGTTTTATTACAAGCTAATATTGATAATAAATTTTCTCCAAATGTCGGAGCTGGAATTTACTATCGAAACTCTGAAAAATGGTATGTGGGACTATCAGCGCCTAACTTACTTGAAACAAAACACTTTGATGAATCCTCCTTATCAACAGCCAAAGAACGTATCAACCTTTACTTAATTGGTGGGTATGTTTTTGATATGAGTGATAGCGTAAAATTTAAACCAGCCGTGCTTTTTAAAGCAGTATCTGGAGCGCCTTTACAGGCAGATTTATCAGCGAACTTCCTAATCAATGAAAAAGTAACACTTGGAGCCGCCTACCGATGGAGCGCTGCTTTTAGTGGATTGGTTGGATTGCAACTATCAGATAGCTTTATGGTCGGCTTTGCCTATGATCGTGAAACTACTGAACTAGGAAATACTCAGTTTAATGACGGCTCGTACGAAGTCTTTTTGCGCTTCGAACTGTTTAACAGCCGTGATAAAATTATTTCACCAAGATTCTTCTAA